The DNA sequence TTTCACCTTCTATGGCGTGACTATTTTTGTTTAAAATGCCGACCAAAAGCCCACCTTTGGTTATATTGCCGTCTTTATCGGTATATTTGTCTTTTGTAGTATCAAAATACATACCACTGTTTATATCCTCTTTGCCGCCACTGTTGCTGTTTAATATGTCGGTAGATGGTTTTAAGCTCTTATGCTCTGAGTAGTAACCGATCGTGGAGCTATTATAAAAAGTAGTCGTTATGCTAGTTCGTTCATTTCTTTGAAAGCTACTATCGGCTCCCATATAGTCTGATATTTTACTATGAAGCTTTAATACCTTGAGCGTTTTATTGTCATATTCGTATCCTTGAGGCAATTTGGCAAGGTCTTCTTTGTTAAAACTTTCTTTGGAATTTAAAACGTCCTCGCCGACTACTTGGGATAAAATTTTATATGCATTGCCGACGGTTTTTGCTATATCTATGTTTTTAAAATCGGCTTTTAAAATGCCCGAATTAGTATTTACGTTCACGAGAGATTTTAAGGTATCTGAGTGGATTTTGTAGTCCTTTGGGATACCTGCGGCTTCGTTAAATTCGGACGTAAAATATCCGTCCTCATCGACTTTGTAGCCTAAAACTTCGTTAAATTTGTGCTCGACCGTATCCGGCTGCGAGATTTCATTTTGTTTTAAAATCTCAGTTTTTGAGCCATGCTTAACATTTACGTTTAGGGAAAAACTTTGTCTAGAAAAAGCGGAATAGTTGTTAAGAGCGTTTATCATATTAATCCTTTATGCTTTTACGTCAAATTTACCTATTTTTACTAGTTGATTTAAAATTTCAGTTATATCCGTCCCTTTTTCTTGCTCGGCTTTTAGGAAATTCTCGAAAAACTCGCGCTTTATATCCTTATAAACATAGGTTTGGCTTTTGCTCGTGGCTTGGATAGGTTTAAATTTGGCTTCTGCTCTTTGCTTAGATAAATTTGCGTTGTATTCTTCGAGTTCTTTGCGCATTTGCTCGTTCATCTCCTTGCGAGCTTTCATAGTCTTTTCGACGTCTTCCGCATAGAGTTTTTTAAAATCTTCTATACTAATGTCGGCTCTATGCATTAAGCTATCTCCAAAGTCGCTCATGGCGGCTCCTTCTGGCAAAGAGTCTCTAAATGCATTAAGCTCTTCTTGCTCTTGTTTTGTTCCAAATCCTAAAATTTTACCCCAGATAGTGGGTTTACCATCTCTGGAGTTACTCATCAGCATCCACATATAGGTTTGCAGATTGGCGTCGATGATGTCTTCTTTGCTCTCA is a window from the Campylobacter massiliensis genome containing:
- a CDS encoding cell surface protein: MISGSNLNISTANFKSNLTPADKTAKTNLANEQTQAPKSKEEIQKELQEYRSKTIIEIVKDAIDIDESDENWITKTIDKIDGILSKKYTAEELRYIGQKDPESKEDIIDANLQTYMWMLMSNSRDGKPTIWGKILGFGTKQEQEELNAFRDSLPEGAAMSDFGDSLMHRADISIEDFKKLYAEDVEKTMKARKEMNEQMRKELEEYNANLSKQRAEAKFKPIQATSKSQTYVYKDIKREFFENFLKAEQEKGTDITEILNQLVKIGKFDVKA
- a CDS encoding Cj0814 family flagellar-dependent secreted protein is translated as MINALNNYSAFSRQSFSLNVNVKHGSKTEILKQNEISQPDTVEHKFNEVLGYKVDEDGYFTSEFNEAAGIPKDYKIHSDTLKSLVNVNTNSGILKADFKNIDIAKTVGNAYKILSQVVGEDVLNSKESFNKEDLAKLPQGYEYDNKTLKVLKLHSKISDYMGADSSFQRNERTSITTTFYNSSTIGYYSEHKSLKPSTDILNSNSGGKEDINSGMYFDTTKDKYTDKDGNITKGGLLVGILNKNSHAIEGETTYHGKINGLDKNISSQEYQAKIKAFTDLHGHKYDKYSQSLVDSLPQDLKDFVDFARSLKFVGEINVSDDGKESKSLFEIMQEDMKEAQKRLEKLIEQEKRTQKMLDKNRKYDKELEQNTRKNLEELEAMMKFNAKSVDIKA